In Podospora pseudoanserina strain CBS 124.78 chromosome 5, whole genome shotgun sequence, a single window of DNA contains:
- a CDS encoding hypothetical protein (antiSMASH:Cluster_1; EggNog:ENOG503NUI0; SMCOG1092:hypothetical protein; COG:Q) yields MATITTLPDSVAAINATEKLSNLSISALEVPELSSSDRDTNSDSHSDHYTPATSPGLPPSTITIPQRISTYPKSRISLVDRFIDQPRALKVAVIGGGLAGITAGILLPAKVPNIQLTIFEKNDDFGGTWLENTYPGVRCDIPSHVYQSTFEPKTDWSDQFAPGGEIRDYWQSVAKKHDVYRLARFGTRVQSLEWDAGKSVWKVSTQHKEEEGPKVEEFDFVLNAIGRFNAWKLPDYEGIESYKGHLRHASHWDGEFDVDGKTVAVIGNGASGIQLVANLQKRVKQLDHYARNKTWIAGSWAGDERTAGPQPYSEEQKKLFARDPTAYLKFRKELEDKYWRRFSAFFRGSETNIDLRERFIEIMKQRLKKKPELLEHIVPDFSPNCRRLTPGPGYLEAISEDNVEYITSRIARFTEDGIVTVDGRERKVDAVFCATGANVDMVTPFPIKGQDGTELRELWDPESKTGYGFPYTYLGLATPGFPNLLFVHGPHGTGPSGTVPHSVEVQLVCFAKILRKVAREGIKSIQPSRRAADEFVEYSDAFFTSTVLSDNCSSWYNGGRPGGRIHGIWPGSAGHVTAVRREPRWEDWEYTYLGPEGNRFAWYFGNGWTSKEADENSDMTSYLRLPGEVNLKDLHESWWDLP; encoded by the exons ATGGCCACCATAACAACCCTCCCAGACTCCGTAGCGGCCATCAACGCTACGGAGAAACTGTCCAACTTGTCAATCTCCGCCCTGGAGGTTCCCGAGCTGTCTTCGTCAGATCGCGACACCAACTCAGACTCCCATTCAGACCACTATACCCCAGCAACCTCACCAGGGCTGCCCCCTTCCACCATAACGATTCCCCAGCGGATCTCTACATACCCAAAGTCCCGAATCTCCCTCGTCGACCGCTTCATTGACCAGCCCCGTGCCCTCAAAGTAGCTGTCATCGGCGGTGGTCTAGCGGGAATCACAGCTGGCATCTTGCTTCCTGCCAAAGTCCCCAACATCCAACTGACCATCTTTGAGAAGAACGACGACTTT GGCGGCACCTGGCTCGAAAACACCTACCCCGGCGTCCGTTGCGACATCCCCTCCCACGTCTACCAATCGACCTTCGAGCCCAAAACCGACTGGTCCGACCAGTTCGCCCCCGGCGGCGAGATCAGAGACTACTGGCAATCCGTCGCCAAGAAGCACGATGTCTACCGGCTCGCACGATTCGGCACCAGAGTCCAGTCACTCGAGTGGGATGCGGGCAAGTCAGTCTGGAAAGTCAGCACCCAACacaaagaggaggaaggacCAAAGGTCGAAGAGTTCGACTTTGTCTTGAACGCCATTGGGCGGTTCAACGCCTGGAAGCTGCCAGACTACGAAGGGATCGAGTCGTACAAGGGCCACCTGAGACACGCATCACattgggatggggagtttGATGTTGACGGCAAGACTGTGGCGGTGATTGGGAATGGTGCCTCTGGGATTCAGCTGGTGGCCAATCTGCAAAAGAGGGTGAAGCAGTTGGATCATTATGCGAGAAACAAGACTTGGATTGCAGGCAGCTGGGCGGGTGATGAACGGACTGCTGGTCCTCAGCCTTATTCtgaggagcagaagaagtTGTTTGCGAGGGATCCGACGGCGTACCTCAAGTTCAGAAAAGAACTGGAAGACAAGTACTGGAGGAGgttctccgccttcttcagGGGGTCAGAGACGAACATTGATCTTCGGGAAAGGTTCATCGAGATCATGAAgcagaggttgaagaagaagccagagTTGTTGGAGCACATCGTTCCAGACTTTTCACCAAACTGCAGACGCCTGACACCAGGGCCGGGATACCTGGAGGCCATCTCGGAAGATAATGTCGAGTACATCACTTCGCGGATCGCGAGGTTCACAGAAGATGGAATCGTCACAGTGGATGGCAGAGAAAGGAAGGTCGATGCTGTCTTTTGCGCGACGGGTGCGAACGTGGACATGGTGACACCATTCCCCATCAAGGGACAGGATGGGACAGAGTTGAGGGAGCTCTGGGATCCAGAGTCAAAGACTGGCTATGGCTTCCCGTACACCTATCTTGGTCTCGCCACCCCGGGCTTCCCCAACTTGCTGTTCGTCCATGGTCCCCACGGAACAGGTCCGTCGGGTACTGTCCCGCATTCCGTCGAGGTCCAACTGGTGTGTTTCGCCAAGATCCTGAGGAAGGTAGCAAGAGAGGGGATCAAGAGCATCCAGCCATCCAGGAGAGCAGCTGATGAGTTCGTCGAGTACTCTGATGCCTTTTTTACCTCGACTGTTCTTAGTGATAATTGTAGCAGTTGGTACAATGGCGGGCGTCCAGGCGGTAGAATCCACGGCATCTGGCCAGGAAGCGCAGGCCATGTCACGGCTGTGAGAAGAGAGCCCAGATGGGAGGACTGGGAGTACACGTATCTCGGGCCTGAGGGCAATCGGTTTGCATGGTATTTCGGGAATGGCTGGACAAGCAAGGAGGCAGATGAGAACTCGGACATGACCTCATACTTGCGATTACCGGGGGAGGTGAATCTGAAGGACCTGCATGAGAGTTGGTGGGATCTACCCTAG
- a CDS encoding hypothetical protein (SMCOG1083:oxidoreductase; COG:E; antiSMASH:Cluster_1; EggNog:ENOG503P0AC) yields MLVQAATTLLHIPLFHKSQVRMSNTNQQPPAPNRAHHELVNGKKHILINAFDMSTVGHLSPGQWKNPVDKSATKRRLDYWIELAKLLERGGVNALFLADTYGGYDTYEGSVDNCIRRAAQWPITDPTIPISAMAAVTKNLSFAITASTSFEPPYLLAKRFSTLDHFTQGRIGWNIVTSWKKSAFKAIGLDNPIEHDERYRQADEYLRVLYKLWESSWSPTALSPDPDNDSYVDPAQVRTINHKGKYFSLDAKHIVDPSPQRTPFLFQAGTSSAGSDFAATHAEAIFVSGHSPSVLRPKIDAIRALAAQKGRDPRSIKVFATFTPIVADTDELAQEKLKELKKYASTIGGLVLVSGWTGIDLSKLPLDKEISKEDSVEAHKVTSILDNFTTASTEHPRWTPRLVAEHAAIGGLGPVSVGSPQTVADELERWVKEADVDGFNIGYVTTPGTFEEVVDLLIPELRRRGVYPEPPDPSEEPVTAREKIYGKGQNGLRDDHEGSRYKYHLYQEDPPYKSEEEGQT; encoded by the exons ATGTTAGTTCAAGCTGCGACTACTCTTCTTCATATTCCACTCTTCCACAAATCACAAGTTAGAATGTCGaacacaaaccaacaaccaccagcccccAACAGGGCTCATCATGAGCTTGTGAACGGCAAGAAacacatcctcatcaatgCTTTCGATATGAGCACTGTCGGGCACCTGTCTCCAGGACAATGGAAG AATCCAGTTGACAAGTCGGCAACCAAGCGCAGGCTTGATTACTGGATTGAACTCGCCAAACTTcttgagaggggaggggtcaACGCTCTGTTCCTCGCCGACACATATGGTGGCTACGACACATACGAAGGGAGCGTTGACAATTGCATCAGGCGAGCGGCACAATGGCCAATAACCGACCCAACAATT CCCATCTCAGCCATGGCAGCAGTGACCAAGAATTTGTCGTTTGCCATCACAGCCTCGACCAGTTTTGAGCCACCTTATCTTCTAGCCAAACGCTTTTCGACTCTGGATCACTTCACACAGGGTCGTATCGGTTGGAATATAGTGACGTCTTGGAAGAAGTCCGCCTTTAAGGCCATTGGCCTCGACAATCCTATTGAACACGACGAACGCTACCGTCAAGCAGATGAATATCTCCGCGTTCTTTACAA GCTATGGGAATCTTCGTGgtcccccaccgccctctccccagaCCCAGACAACGACAGCTACGTCGACCCGGCCCAAGTGcgcaccatcaaccacaaagGCAAATATTTCTCTCTCGACGCGAAGCATATCGTTgacccctctcctcaacgcactcccttcctcttccaagcGGGCACCTCCTCGGCAGGCTCCGACTTTGCCGCCACCCACGCGGAAGCCATCTTTGTCTCTGGTCACTCACCCTCAGTCTTAAGGCCAAAGATCGACGCCATCCGCGCCTTGGCCGCCCAGAAGGGCCGTGATCCGAGATCCATCAAGGTATTCGCCACCTTCACGCCCATTGTTGCCGATACAGATGAGCTCGCCCAAGAGAAGTTGAAAGAACTCAAGAAGTATGCTTCCACCATTGGAggtctggtgctggtgagCGGCTGGACAGGAATTGACCTGTCAAAGCTACCGCTTGACAAGGAGATAAGCAAGGAGGATAGTGTCGAGGCACACAAGGTCACGAGCATTCTCGATAACTTCACCACGGCCAGCACGGAACACCCTAGATGGACGCCGAGGTTGGTGGCTGAACACGCGGCAATCGGCGGGCTTGGTCCGGTCAGCGTGGGAAGCCCGCAGACGGTTGCGGATGAGCTGGAACGGTGGGTCAAGGAGGCTGATGTGGACGGGTTTAACATTGGGTATGTGACCACACCGGGGACAtttgaagaggtggtggacttGTTAATTCCcgagctgaggaggaggggggtctATCCTGAGCCGCCTGATCCGAGTGAGGAACCGGTGACGGCTAGGGAGAAGATTTATGGGAAGGGCCAAAATGGGTTAAGAGATGATCATGAGGGCAGTCGGTACAAGTACCACCTGTACCAGGAAGATCCGCCTTATAAgtccgaggaagaggggcagACTTGA
- a CDS encoding hypothetical protein (EggNog:ENOG503NW25; COG:S; antiSMASH:Cluster_1) translates to MAFHDNTVSRHNEGEVEPPKSELHPVKWYRSTFWNMTVLGLCNLAAPGIWGAMNSLGAGGAASPQLINAANALTFCLMVVSCYFSSTLVHYVGIKGALIFGTIGYAPYAAGLYTNNRFGTEWLVLLGAALCGISAGVFWMAEAAIAIAYPEPWNRGKAIGYWLTYRLAGQILGGAINLGLNAKNSEAGKVSYTVFLVFIAMQCTGPLFGFLLNAPDKVERTDGKKVELAITRGPLFELKETARLFLGKKFLLMVLFIGQAVFAEAVYFTYLAMWFSVRSRALGSFLSGIIAVVSGWILGAWIDRTRIALKTRARTSFWVIVVLQGAWWTWATVLVTRYRVTRPTFDWVDGNFGEGFGVFVFLTVGFQLNYMFLYFIIHNLAKDESEVVRYAALLRGTESAWQAVSYGLTSLVVFAEVGGVYINFGLWAIAIFPAWLVVREFGTSKVEFVEERASSAETPSLKSDNKGL, encoded by the exons ATGGCCTTCCACGACAACACCGTCTCGCGTCACAATGAGGGTGAAGTCGAGCCTCCCAAATCTGAATTGCATCCGGTCAAATGGTACCGTTCCACCTTTTGGAACATGACCGTTTTGGGTTTGTGCAATCTGGCGGCACCGGGAATTTGGGGCGCCATGAACTCGCTTGGGGCCGGCGGCGCTGCCTCACCACAGCTCATCAATGCAGCCAATGCTCTGACTTTCTGTCTCATGGTGGTATCGTGCTACTTCTCCAGTACTTTGGTGCACTACGTCGGGATCAAGGGTGCTCTTATTTTCGGAAC GATCGGTTACGCGCCATATGCAGCGGGCCTTTATACCAATAACCGCTTCGGGACCGAATGGCTCGTCTTGTTGGGTGCTGCGCTCTGCGGTATCTCGGCCGGTGTGTTTTGGATGGCCGAGGCTGCTATTGCCATTGCTTATCCAGAGCCTTGGAATAGAGGCAAAGCTATCGGCTACTGGCTGACATATCGACTGGCTGGTCAGATTCTGGGCGGTGCGATCAACCTTGGTCTCAATGCCAAGAACAGCGAGGCTGGCAAAGTGTCATACACAGTCTTCCTGGTGTTCATTGCAATGCAGTGCACTGGTCCCCTCTTCGGATTTTTGCTCAATGCACCGGACAAGGTCGAGAGAACAGATGGCAAGAAGGTGGAGCTGGCCATCACGCGCGGTCCTCTCTTCGAGCTCAAGGAGACGGCGAGGCTGTTCTTGGGCAAGAAGTTtctcttgatggtgttgttcaTCGGGCAGGCTGTCTTTGCAGAGGCAGTCTACTTCACCTATCTTGCTA TGTGGTTCTCTGTCCGATCTCGTGCTTTGGGATCGTTCTTGTCTGGCATCATTGCTGTTGTTTCGGGGTGGATACTCGGT GCCTGGATTGATCGCACAAGAATTGCTCTCAAGACTCGTGCTCGCACCAGCTTCTGGGTTATTGTGGTTCTGCAGGGCGCTTGGTGGACGTGGGCGACGGTTCTTGTCACCCGCTATCGCGTCACCAGACCAACGTTCGACTGGGTTGACGGGAACTTCGGTGAGGGCTTCGGTGTTTTCGTGTTTTTGACCGTTGGCTTCCAGCTGAACTACATGTTTCTGTacttcatcatccacaacTTGGCCAAAGATGAGTCGGAGGTGGTCCGCTATGCCGCGCTTCTGCGGGGAACTGAGTCGGCGTGGCAGGCTGTCAGCTACGGCCTCACTTCGCTCGTGGTCTttgctgaggttgggggtgtttaCATTAACTTTGGACTGTGGgccatcgccatcttccCGGCTTGGTTGGTTGTGCGCGAGTTTGGCACCTCCAAAGTGGAGTTCGTGGAGGAGCGGGCGTCGTCAGCGGAAACACCGAGCTTGAAGAGCGACAACAAGGGATTGTGA
- a CDS encoding hypothetical protein (EggNog:ENOG503PBIE) → MTTPSFGPKEQPPAMYKFKYGEVILQHVELHQETVTASSVSTAIMLPSLLFTSIALALPVLGQTPCTRDFLKAATAEYLDALTAGEPTFSTLSSDVDYYENDALVNITTGVLSQGIKIDFNLSIYDTTQCASYTEIVATTEHPYVIGTRLAFTDSKVTHIDSIVCDTGDWLFNATGSLIYNRQESWAPVPVEKRESREALKAAGDAYIDAWGNHTVKPVFAKNCARLEGGFYITSNCLLNFPPPFNVSNQRYTIDEELGAVDIFHLFPFLDAAIPRHPGTQTNNLIRVESGEIRYIHENTVCSTRNCGR, encoded by the coding sequence ATGACCACCCCCTCATTTGGTCCCAAAGAACAACCTCCTGCCATGTACAAATTCAAGTATGGGGAAGTGATTCTTCAACATGTTGAGCTTCACCAAGAGACAGTAACCGCTTCTAGCGTCTCGACCGCCATCATGTtgccttctctcctctttaCCAGCATCGCCCTGGCTTTGCCAGTTCTGGGCCAAACTCCCTGCACCCGAGACTTCCTGAAGGCTGCAACGGCAGAATACCTGGATGCACTCACTGCTGGAGAGCCGACCTTCTCGACACTATCGAGCGATGTCGACTACTACGAGAACGACGCTCTTGTGAACATCACCACAGGGGTCCTGTCGCAAGGCATCAAGATCGACTTCAACCTCAGCATCTACGACACCACCCAATGCGCCTCATACACCGAAATCGTCGCCACCACAGAACATCCCTACGTCATTGGCACAAGGCTTGCTTTCACCGACAGCAAGGTTACACACATCGACTCAATCGTGTGTGACACAGGCGACTGGCTGTTCAACGCGACTGGGTCCCTGATCTACAATCGACAGGAAAGCTGGGCCCCTGTCCCAGTGGAAAAGCGTGAATCTCGGGAGGCTCTCAAAGCAGCGGGAGACGCGTACATCGATGCATGGGGCAACCATACCGTCAAGCCTGTTTTTGCCAAGAACTGCGCCCGTCTTGAGGGAGGTTTCTACATCACCAGCAACTGCCTCCTCAACTTCCCGCCCCCGTTCAACGTCAGCAATCAACGGTACACAATTGACGAGGAATTGGGCGCGGTGGATATCTTCCATCTGTTCCCTTTTCTCGACGCTGCTATCCCGAGACATCCGGGCACGCAGACGAACAACTTGATCAGGGTGGAGTCGGGTGAGATTCGGTATATTCACGAGAATACTGTTTGCTCGACCAGGAACTGTGGAAGATGA
- a CDS encoding hypothetical protein (EggNog:ENOG503NY3X; COG:G; CAZy:GH72) gives MSGILRSKYRTALPLFLSVFQGLAEAVSPVSIKGTKLYDESGAQFFLKGTVYVAGDNRNDPLLNTTQCQIDAEHLKNVGANAVYIYSIDVSKLGQHRGCMEEFDKQGIYVWLQLGQLPMVLSRSDNTPRWDLGFYNTWTSIIDSFSEHDNLLAFGIGQETINGTSVTTLVAPSVKAAARDLKLFRDKRGYRPIPISYTAGDFEQYRLLTAQYLTCGPAESSVDLYGINIFNNCSDDKLDRLRSEFSNHHTPVVFAEDGCFPETREFSEVQTFFGESEFSRIFSGMNIYQWGRNEFGFALVVYGDEADRNLGQPDTFLPAYTSLQQVWSETVPQSTSRDAYTFSSTQLPCPTANPQVGWLVDRAAALPVISGLDINTVTARTRRTRPTTSTSATAVPTESGDNSRDNSRDEEVLASSGMSAGAIAGMAIGIVAAVVGGAGVAFWFLRRRKSRQGEPDDHDGPYEKAAADSDRLSTAKTELPDQERAANELEGRFHHHQLPVKTDWKYPLEAGSKPVSELPDGAGRPGNHFELEGSPVHGPGYNPGAELPAPAPVPK, from the exons ATGTCGGGAATCCTTCGGTCAAAATATCGAACGGCACTTCCGCTCTTCCTTTCAGTCTTTCAAGGCCTGGCCGAGGCAGTGTCACCTGTCTCCATCAAAGGAACAAAGTTGTACGATGAAAGCGGCGCTCAGTTTTTCCTCAAAG GCACGGTATATGTTGCTGGGGATAATCGCAATGATCCTTTATTGAACACGACCCAGTGCCAGATAGATGCAGAACATCTAAAGAATGTTGGCGCCAATGCAGTCTACATTTACAGCATTGATGTCTCCAAGCTCGGTCAGCATCGAGGCTGCATGGAGGAGTTCGACAAACAGGGAATTTATGTCTGGCTTCAGCTGGGACAGCTTCCCATGGTTCTGTCTAGG AGCGATAACACTCCCAGATGGGACCTCGGCTTCTACAACACCTGGACCTCAATAATCGATTCGTTCTCCGAGCACGATAACCTCTTGGCTTTTGGAATCGGGCAGGAAACGATCAACGGCACGTCCGTCACAACATTGGTGGCCCCCTCTGTGAAGGCCGCCGCCCGTGATCTGAAGCTGTTCCGGGACAAACGAGGATACAGACCGATACCCATCAGCTACACTGCCGGAGACTTTGAACAATATCGTCTTCTGACAGCTCAGTATCTCACCTGTGGGCCCGCCGAGTCTAGCGTAGACCTTTacggcatcaacatcttcaacaactgCTCTGACGACAAGCTTGACCGTCTGCGGTCCGAGTTCTCCAACCATCACACCCCGGTCGTATTCGCCGAAGATGGCTGTTTTCCAGAGACCCGCGAGTTTTCCGAAGTCCAGACTTTCTTTGGGGAGTCCGAGTTCTCACGAATCTTCTCTGGCATGAACATCTACCAATGGGGACGCAATGAGTTCGGATTTGCTCTTGTTGTCTATGGTGACGAGGCCGACCGAAACCTCGGCCAACCCGATACATTCTTGCCAGCATACACATCTCTCCAGCAGGTTTGGAGCGAAACCGTTCCCCAGTCCACCTCCCGAGATGCCTATACCTTTTCATCGACACAACTACCTTGCCCGACAGCTAACCCCCAGGTGGGCTGGTTGGTGGATAGAGCTGCTGCATTGCCGGTGATATCGGGATTAGACATCAACACCGTGACCGCCCGTACGAGACGAACCAGACCAACGACGTCCACCTCAGCAACGGCAGTGCCTACTGAAAGCGGGGACAACTCTAGGGACAACTCTAGGGACGAGGAGGTCCTCGCCAGTAGTGGCATGTCCGCAGGCGCGATTGCCGGGATGGCCATCGGTATTGTcgccgccgttgttggtggagcAGGTGTTGCCTTTTGGTTTTTGCGAAGACGGAAATCTCGTCAAGGGGAGCCCGATGACCACGACGGCCCTTATGAGAAAGCTGCGGCTGACTCTGATCGTCTCTCAACTGCCAAGACTGAGCTGCCTGACCAAGAGAGAGCTGCAAATGAACTTGAGGGCAGGttccaccatcatcaactacCAGTAAAGACGGATTGGAAGTACCCTCTCGAGGCTGGTAGTAAACCTGTCAGTGAACTCCCTGATGGAGCAGGTCGGCCTGGAAATCATTTTGAGTTGGAGGGGAGCCCAGTGCATGGGCCGGGGTACAACCCAGGAGCAGAGTTGCCTGCGCCTGCACCTGTACCGAAGTAA
- the SEO1 gene encoding MFS transporter (Seo1) (COG:G; EggNog:ENOG503NU3C): protein MTTKTSSPEKRKWYQIQWFQPQDTPRERKLINKLDLLIVPYAFLAYWVKYMDQSNLNNAYVAGLKEDLGFQGNELVQLQTMYIIGAVLGQIPFMFLFTYVPMHWVIPFLDVAWGIFTLLQYRVTGFAELAAYRFLVGWFEAAFFPAMHYIFGAWYRSDEIARRGGVFYLGLTLGTLTAGLIQAGASQRLEGVKGLAGWRWMYIICALITIPIGIIGYFVLPGTPDRPNGLLLSEEDVAVAKERLQRDGHVTEGKFSWKGLAKIAKTWHFWGLILFDVLFWNGSINTSTGGYLLWIKSLGRFSKARVNELGTISPALGMFYTVAICFASDLVLGPAWAITVAHVWNIIGLIIQVIWEVPEGALWFSFMTTYSAVAMSSVLYGWVNSQLKAAPAERAFTLVLINTVAQSTTAWTPLLVFKTVEGPRFTKGYSFVLANAVCLIGMAHVLRIYLAKKE, encoded by the exons ATGACAACCaaaacctcatcaccagagaAGCGAAAATGGTACCAGATACAATGGTTCCAGCCGCAAGACACGCCTCGCGAGAGGAAACTTATCAACAAGCTCGATCTCCTGATTGTGCCCTACGCCTTTTTGGCATATTGGGTCAAGTACATGGACCAATCCAACCTCA ACAACGCCTACGTCGCCGGCCTGAAAGAAGACCTCGGCTTCCAAGGCAACGAGCTGGTCCAGCTCCAGACAATGTACATCATCGGCGCCGTCCTCGGTCAAATCCCATTCATGTTCCTCTTCACCTACGTCCCCATGCACTGGGTCATTCCATTCCTCGACGTCGCCTGGGGCATCTTCACTCTGCTGCAGTACAGAGTGACGGGCTTTGCCGAGCTGGCCGCCTACCGGTTCCTCGTCGGGTGGTTCGAGGCGGCCTTCTTCCCGGCCATGCACTACATCTTTGGGGCTTGGTACCGGAGTGATGAGATCGCTcggagaggtggtgttttCTACCTTGGGCTGACGCTGGGAACGCTCACCGCGGGGCTGATCCAGGCTGGCGCGAGCCAACGTCTTGAGGGAGTCAAGGGGTTggcggggtggaggtggatgtaCATCATTTGTGCGCTCATCACCATTCCGATTGGCATCATTGGGTATTTTGTTCTCCCCGGGACACCAGACAGGCCGAACGGATTACTGTTGTCAGAGGAAGATGTCGCTGTTGCCAAGGAGCGTCTGCAGAGAGATGGCCACGTCACCGAGGGAAAGTTCTCGTGGAAGGGACTGGCCAAGATTGCAAAGACGTGGCACttttgggggttgatctTGTTTGACGTACTCTTCTGGAATGGAAGCATAAACACTTCGACCGGTGGCTATCTTCTCTGGATCAAGAGTCTGGGGAGGTTCTCCAAGGCGAGGGTGAACGAGCTTGGCACCATCTCGCCGGCGCTGGGTATGTTTTACACGGTGGCGATCTGCTTCGCTTCGGATTTGGTGTTGGGACCGGCGTGGGCTATCACGGTGGCTCATGTCTGGAATATCATTGGTTTGATCATTCAGGTTATCTGGGAGGTGCCGGAGGGTGCGTTGTGGTTTTCCTTCATGACGACTTACAGCGCTGTGGCTATGAGTTCGGTATTGTACGGATGGGTCAACAGTCAGCTCAAGGCAGCCCCAGCGGAAAGAGCATTCACGTTGGTTCTTATCAACACTGTTGCTCAGAGCACTACGGCCTGGACGCCTCTTTTGGTCTTCAAGACGGTTGAGGGGCCGAGATTTACCAAGGGTTACTCTTTCGTTTTGGCCAACGCCGTTTGTTTGATTGGCATGGCGCATGTGTTGAGGATATATCTTGCTAAAAAGGAGTAA
- a CDS encoding hypothetical protein (EggNog:ENOG503P8SJ; COG:K; antiSMASH:Cluster_1), giving the protein MSQAALTFRLATPEDAPLLQPLVQSAYRGETSRKGWTTEADLLVGTRINVAGIVEKINTPHSAVIMAFSPTLGNALVGCCEVLLKPSRKIGYFGMFAVDPTLQAGGIGRQVLANAEQYAKSHGAEKMEMTVIWTRKELIDWYVRRGYAVTEERREFPHEELAKMDGENRALVEDLWFKVLVKDL; this is encoded by the coding sequence ATGTCCCAAGCAGCCCTCACCTTCCGCCTCGCCACCCCAGAAGATgcgcccctcctccagcctctcGTCCAATCCGCCTACCGCGGCGAGACAAGTCGCAAAGGCTGGACAACTGAGGCCGACCTCCTAGTCGGCACGCGTATCAACGTCGCCGGCATCGTCGAAAagatcaacaccccccacaGTGCAGTCATCATGgccttctccccaaccctcgGAAACGCCCTCGTGGGCTGCTGCGAGGTGCTTCTCAAGCCGTCTCGGAAAATCGGGTATTTCGGCATGTTCGCCGTCGACCCCACTCTTCAGGCCGGGGGGATAGGGAGGCAGGTGCTGGCCAACGCAGAGCAGTATGCGAAGAGCCACGGggcggagaagatggagatgacgGTTATCTGGACAAGGAAGGAACTGATTGATTGGTACGTGAGGAGAGGGTACgcggtgacggaggagaggagggagtttCCGCAtgaggagctggccaagatggatggggagaatAGGGCGCTGGTGGAGGACTTGTGGTTCAaggtgttggtgaag